The sequence below is a genomic window from Brevibacillus agri.
GGAGCGCAATTTTGCCGGCCCATCCTATTACTATGAAAATGAATTTTTTGCAGGACTGCTCCAGGAAACCGCGCTCTGCAAGCCGCGCCTCCTGCTCGCCATGCACGAGGACATGGCTGTCGCAGGCGCGATCATGCTCTGTGGAAACCGCTATGCCCACTATCAGCTCGGGGCTTCGCACAAGGCGGACATGCCGCTCGGGATCAACCATCTGTTGTTCGATGCGATGATTCAGCGGGCCAAGGAAGCCGGGCTGGAGTATTTGCTGCTCGGCGGGGGCAACCGCGACGGGGACGGCTTGTTCCGCTTCAAGGCATCGTTTTCCAAAACGAACCATTTTCCGTACTGGATGGGCAAAAGAGTGCACGATGAAGCAGCTTACCGGGTGTTGTGCGAAAAAAGACAGGCAGACCGCGCGGAGGCCGGAGCTTTTTTTCCAGCCTACCGGGCATGGGGAGGGTAACGATGGGGGAACACTCACGCATTTTTTTGTCGCCGCCGCACATGGGGACAGAGGAACTGGAGCTGCTCGCCAGTGCGTTTGCGTCCAACTGGATTGCGCCGCTGGGGGAACACGTCGATGCATTTGAGCAGGAGCTGGCCCGCTATGTCGGCGTGAAGGGGGCGCTTGCCGTCTCTTCCGGCACGGCGGCGCTCCATCTCGGGCTGAGGCTTGCGGGAGTAGGGCCGGGTGATACCGTTTTTTGCTCCAGCCTGACGTTTGTGGCGAGCGCCAACCCGATTTTGTACCTGGGGGCGACTCCGGTCTTCATCGATTCCGAGGAAGCGACCTGGAACATGTCGCCAGTCGCGTTGGAGCGGGCGTTGCGGGAAGCCGCCCGACAGGAGAAGCTGCCCAAAGCGGTCGTGATCGTCCATTTGTACGGGCAAAGCGCCGACATGGGCCCGCTGCTTGCGCTGTGCGAAGAGTACAAGGTGACGGTCGTGGAGGATGCGGCGGAATCGCTCGGGGCCGATTACAAAGGGCGAATGAGCGGCTCGCTCGGGCATTTTGCTGCGTTTTCGTTCAACGGGAACAAAATCATTACGACCTCCGGCGGGGGGATGCTCGTCTCGGATGATCGTGAAGCGTTGGAGCGGGCGCGTTTTTGGGCGACGCAGGCTCGCGAGCGGGTCCGCCACTACGAGCATGAGCAGATGGGCTACAACTATCGCTTGAGCAATTTGCTCGCGGCAGTCGGCAGAGGGCAACTGCGGGTGCTGGAGGAGCGCATTGCGGCACGGCGGCGCGTCTGCCAGCGCTATGAAGCAAAGCTACGGCAGCTTCCCGGCATCGCGTTCATGCCGGAGGCTCCGACAGGGCGGGCGACGCGCTGGCTGACGGCGCTGACGGTAGATCCGCAGCAGGCAGAGGTTACGGCGGGGCAACTGATCGACGCGTTGGAGCGGGCAAACATCGAGGCGCGCCCGGTCTGGAAGCCGATGCACCGCCAGCCGTTGTTTGCCGGGTGCCGCTATTACCCGCATCTGCCAGAGCAGAGCGTCTCCGATGAGCTGTATGCGCGGGGCGTCTGCCTTCCTTCCGGCTCGAGCCTGAGCGAACAGCAGCAGGAGCGGGTCATCGCGGCTATCAGACAGTGCCTGTCAGGACGAGGACGTGCAAAGGAGCTGGGCCATGTACAGTTATGAGCAGCTTGCGGCGTGGAGAGAGCGTTGTCAGTCGTCGTTCTTTTTGCTCGATACAAACAGACTTCGCGACAATTACGAGCGGTTTTCCCGCGCCTTTTCCAGCCGGTATGAACAGGTGAGCGTCGGCTACTCGTACAAGACGAACTACTTGCCGTATGCGTGCCAATGCCTGCATCGGCTGGGGGCACTGGCGGAGGTCGTCTCCAGGCTGGAGTACGATCTCGCGCTGAAGCTGGGCGTCGAGCCGACCGCGATCATTTTCAACGGGCCGCTGAAGACGGCGGAAGACATCTGGCTCGCCTTGGAGCTGGGCAGCCTGGTCAATCTCGACTCGTTTTCGGAGATTGCCCCTGTGCTCACCTACGCGAGACAGCATCCCGAACAGACGGTTCGCGTCGGCTTGCGCGTCAATTTCGATTTGACGCGCGGCGGCGTCAGTCCGCTGCAAAACGGCTACGGTGTGAGCCGCTTCGGCTTTTGCGTGGAAAACGGCCGCTTCGCCCAAGCGCTCACGCTGCTGGCTGCCGTGCCGAATGTGCGGGTCGCGGGTTTGCACGGGCATTTTTCCACGAACCGTAGCGTAGGGGTGTATCGGCAGATTGCCCGCGAGCTGTGCCGACTGGGCAAAGCGCATCTCGGCGAGCAGCTTGAATATATCGACATCGGAGGCGGGTTTTACGGCGAACTGCCTGCCACGTTCGGGATGGTCGGCGTTCCGAGCTTTGACGACTACGCTCTCGCCATCACCGCTGTCCTCAAAGACGAACTGGCAGAAACGACTCGCCTGCCGCAGCTCATCCTGGAGCCGGGCATCTCGCTTGTGGCCGACGCGGTCGAGTTCGTCTGCCAGGTCGTGGATGTCAAGGAGAACCGCGGCGAGCGCTTTGTGCTTGTAGACGGCAGTGTCCACAATATCAAGCCGACCATGCACGCGTACCAGCTTCCCGTAAGCGTCGTGACACAAAGCAGCGAGGCAAGAGAAGGGACGTACCACGTAGTAGGCTATACGTGCATGGAAAAAGACTACTTGCTGCAAGGCTTTCGCGGCAAAGTGCCGGAGCC
It includes:
- a CDS encoding DegT/DnrJ/EryC1/StrS family aminotransferase, which codes for MGEHSRIFLSPPHMGTEELELLASAFASNWIAPLGEHVDAFEQELARYVGVKGALAVSSGTAALHLGLRLAGVGPGDTVFCSSLTFVASANPILYLGATPVFIDSEEATWNMSPVALERALREAARQEKLPKAVVIVHLYGQSADMGPLLALCEEYKVTVVEDAAESLGADYKGRMSGSLGHFAAFSFNGNKIITTSGGGMLVSDDREALERARFWATQARERVRHYEHEQMGYNYRLSNLLAAVGRGQLRVLEERIAARRRVCQRYEAKLRQLPGIAFMPEAPTGRATRWLTALTVDPQQAEVTAGQLIDALERANIEARPVWKPMHRQPLFAGCRYYPHLPEQSVSDELYARGVCLPSGSSLSEQQQERVIAAIRQCLSGRGRAKELGHVQL
- a CDS encoding diaminopimelate decarboxylase, whose protein sequence is MYSYEQLAAWRERCQSSFFLLDTNRLRDNYERFSRAFSSRYEQVSVGYSYKTNYLPYACQCLHRLGALAEVVSRLEYDLALKLGVEPTAIIFNGPLKTAEDIWLALELGSLVNLDSFSEIAPVLTYARQHPEQTVRVGLRVNFDLTRGGVSPLQNGYGVSRFGFCVENGRFAQALTLLAAVPNVRVAGLHGHFSTNRSVGVYRQIARELCRLGKAHLGEQLEYIDIGGGFYGELPATFGMVGVPSFDDYALAITAVLKDELAETTRLPQLILEPGISLVADAVEFVCQVVDVKENRGERFVLVDGSVHNIKPTMHAYQLPVSVVTQSSEAREGTYHVVGYTCMEKDYLLQGFRGKVPEPGDFLVFGHAGAYTLVFNPPFIRERPPVLAKAGRDVVVARRKETLAEFFPESLYEFQFQAGKQEDTRR